A stretch of DNA from Enterococcus gilvus ATCC BAA-350:
CGTTCTTTATCAAGGAAATTTCGCAACCTATGAAGAACAAAAGGCGTTGCGAGATGAATTTGAACTGGCTCAAAATAGAAAAATAAAAAAAGAAGTCAGCCGCTTGAAAAAAACGGCGGCTGAAAAAGCGGAATGGTCTCGTTCACGAGAAAAAGATAAATATGGAAAATCTACAGAAAAAGGCAGCGGCGGTATTTTTGATACTGGAGCTATCGGCGCACGCGCTGCACGTACCATGAAGCGTTCAAAAAACATCGAACAACGAATGTACGATCAAATCGAAGCAAAAGAAGGCCTCTTGAAGGATTTGGAAGATGTCGACCGCTTAACGATGCATTACCAAGCCAGTCGACACACGCAACTATTAAAGGTAGAAGATTTGAGTTTGTCCTATCCTGATCACGACGCCCTATTTTCACCTCTTTCTTTTGAGCTACGGCGTGGTGAGATCGTTGCCTTGACCGGTCCCAATGGCATTGGAAAATCCAGTATTCTTCATTACCTGTTGGGAACTTTTTCAGGTGAAGCGAAGGGAATATGTCTTCACCCAGAAATAAAAATCAGTTATGTTCGACAGAATTACGAAAACAATCGTGGGACCCTGCAAGATTTTGCGGAGGCCCATCGGCTGGATTACTCTGCCTTCTTGAACAACTTGCGAAAACTAGGCATGGCACGCAATGTGTTTCAAAATCGAATTGAGGAACTGAGTATGGGCCAACGTAAAAAAGTCGAGCTGGCCAAATCCCTCGCGCAAGAGGCAGAGCTGTATATCTGGGATGAACCGCTAAATTACCTCGATGTCTTTAATCAAAAACAACTGGAGGACCTCTTATTGCAAGTGAAGCCTACGATGCTGATCGTAGAACACGACCAAACATTTTTGGAAAACATCCACGCCCAGCAGCAACCTCTGAAAAAATAAAACGAACCGGCCGAGTTTTCCTCAGCCGGTTCGTTTTATTCTTGTCTCTGATTTAAAAAATTGCATCGATCCAACAAGCTTGAATCTCCCAGATTCCCCCTTGAATATCTTCAAACGGCAAGCATTTCATTTCTTTGATCGCTTGATCATACTGAAAAAGCTTTTGCCAGCTGCGCACCAGTTCTGCTTTCAGATGCGGATAAAAACCAGTGGTGTACACGTCGCCTTCATAACGAATCCTATATTTTTTTAACTGAGCAGCATAGGCCGCTTGCTCTTCAAGCGTGCCCAATAAACGCAAATTCAAAATTTTATTCCAATCAGACATACGGAAAAAAACGATTTTTTCAATTGGAACACGTAATTTAATTATTTGTGAGTCCAGCGAATGATTGACATATTTCGCATCTAAAAACGTCCAGATCGCAGACTCTGCTGCTGGCGGTCGCTCAACGATCTGTGCAGCGTGCTGACGATACCACCCATAGGCTTGGAGGAATACTTGTGAAGTCTCCCCATACTTTTCCTTTATATACGCATTTTTAACTAGATGCCTGCCCGATTCGAGTAGGTTCGCAACAACCTCTTGGCTTTGAGACGTGTACAGTGTTACCTTATTATCTTCGTAATCCATTCCGTGCGAATTTCCCATATCGTCCCCACTTTCCTCTCTCCTAGCACACTAGTGTCGTCGAAAAGGCGGTCATGGCTTTGCTCGATTTTTCGTTTGATATTGGGATAAAACGGTGTCATAAAGGCAGTCACATCATCAATTCCATACGTATTCAGCATTCTTGCATGTTCCTTTTGATCCGCTAAATCTTTAGGGATATACAAATGATTGACGATATTGCCCCACTTCAACAGATCAACAATGAGCAGCTGCTCTTTCTCCAGTTCGACCTCTAAAATAACATTCCCTTCACTGTTCGCGATCCTTTCTTCTTTCGAAAGGGAGACCCAGATCGGGTATTTTGCATCGATGGGCGGCGGAACAATCTTTGAAGCTCTATGAAAATACCATTCATACACACCAAGGTACAATGGGGCATGGTCTTCCATTTTCTGCTGAATATAGTTTTTTTGCGCCAGAAAACGCCCTGTTTGGTCTAGCACCTGTAAAATGCCTTCATGCTGTTTCGTCCAAACCTTTACTTTATTTGCCATGTCTCCTCCTTAGATTGAAAGAGACAAAAAATTGGTTTCTCTTAACAATCCAAACAAAAATTTTTCTCTTCATTTGGCAACGTAGCTCTGACATAATCTTGAATATGCGTGTGGAACGCGCGGACCACGGATGGCAGTTCGTTTTTCCGTAAAACCTCTACAAAAGCCAAGTGTTCCTCCGATTTTTTTTCAAGGATTCCTAAAGAGGACAGGTCTTCATTCATTGCGA
This window harbors:
- a CDS encoding DUF3841 domain-containing protein is translated as MGNSHGMDYEDNKVTLYTSQSQEVVANLLESGRHLVKNAYIKEKYGETSQVFLQAYGWYRQHAAQIVERPPAAESAIWTFLDAKYVNHSLDSQIIKLRVPIEKIVFFRMSDWNKILNLRLLGTLEEQAAYAAQLKKYRIRYEGDVYTTGFYPHLKAELVRSWQKLFQYDQAIKEMKCLPFEDIQGGIWEIQACWIDAIF
- a CDS encoding DUF3841 domain-containing protein gives rise to the protein MANKVKVWTKQHEGILQVLDQTGRFLAQKNYIQQKMEDHAPLYLGVYEWYFHRASKIVPPPIDAKYPIWVSLSKEERIANSEGNVILEVELEKEQLLIVDLLKWGNIVNHLYIPKDLADQKEHARMLNTYGIDDVTAFMTPFYPNIKRKIEQSHDRLFDDTSVLGERKVGTIWEIRTEWITKIIR
- the abc-f gene encoding ribosomal protection-like ABC-F family protein, translating into MSTIKITQLTFGFDKQVDPLFDKANLTIDSSWKLGLVGRNGRGKTTLLQLLLGNYPYQGEIQFPLHPIYFPTAIEEAEQLTYYALQAAADFELWKLEREMNLIHLDPQVLWQPYQTLSGGEQTKVLLSLLFTQENFFPLIDEPTNHLDLQGRQHVAEYLKQKDGFIIVSHDRQFLNQVTDHTLAIEKSQLVLYQGNFATYEEQKALRDEFELAQNRKIKKEVSRLKKTAAEKAEWSRSREKDKYGKSTEKGSGGIFDTGAIGARAARTMKRSKNIEQRMYDQIEAKEGLLKDLEDVDRLTMHYQASRHTQLLKVEDLSLSYPDHDALFSPLSFELRRGEIVALTGPNGIGKSSILHYLLGTFSGEAKGICLHPEIKISYVRQNYENNRGTLQDFAEAHRLDYSAFLNNLRKLGMARNVFQNRIEELSMGQRKKVELAKSLAQEAELYIWDEPLNYLDVFNQKQLEDLLLQVKPTMLIVEHDQTFLENIHAQQQPLKK